Proteins encoded within one genomic window of Panacibacter microcysteis:
- the nagB gene encoding glucosamine-6-phosphate deaminase translates to MSMVDSFEKIPCEIFSNPKEGSRYVAKEIATLIKDKQAKGEKCVLGLATGSTPINMYAELVRLHKEEGLSFKNVITFNLDEYYPLEKDAYQSYWSFMHRHLFNHIDIDPANIHIPNGEWQKETIKARCQEYEQLIDNAGGIDLQVLGIGNNGHIGFNEPGSSFFSKTRLINLDNSTRVANAREFQNIAKVPRLAITMGISTIMKSKRIILMAWGFKAAIIAKSVEGDVTEQVPASILQQHNNCTFVLDENTSAELTRFKSPWLTGLVEWTPKTIKRAVVNMALKLDKPVLSLTANDYNENGLGDLLVENGDAYEINLQVFYLLRDSITGWPGGKPNFDLPTHPERSEPYPKRCIIFSPHPDDDIISMGGTFMRLHDQGHEVHVAYQTSGNIAVTDEFVTRFLDFAVGFEDMFGMDKKKSEQILSDAAKFLAGKKKNEMDTPEIRSIKGLIRRCEAKATCKYVGLPEGRWHFQNLPFYETGTIEKKPMGEEDVLQTMELLREIKPHQVYCAGDLADPHGTHKVCLDIVFESLRRIKAAGDDWVKDCWVWLYKGAWQEWDIADIEMAIPMSPDQVMKKRFGIFIHQSQKDSVPFQGTDAREFWQRAEDRNANTAGLYASLGLTKYAAMEAFVRWHY, encoded by the coding sequence ATGAGCATGGTTGATTCATTTGAGAAAATTCCCTGTGAAATTTTTTCGAACCCCAAAGAAGGCTCCAGGTATGTGGCTAAAGAAATTGCCACACTGATCAAAGACAAACAGGCTAAAGGAGAAAAATGTGTATTGGGTCTTGCTACAGGTTCTACACCAATAAACATGTATGCAGAACTGGTAAGACTGCATAAAGAAGAAGGGCTGAGTTTTAAAAACGTGATCACATTTAATCTTGATGAATACTACCCGCTGGAGAAAGATGCTTACCAGAGTTACTGGAGTTTTATGCACCGGCATTTATTCAATCATATAGATATAGATCCTGCCAATATTCATATACCAAACGGGGAATGGCAGAAAGAAACCATCAAAGCACGCTGCCAGGAGTATGAGCAACTGATAGACAACGCCGGCGGAATAGACCTGCAGGTGCTTGGCATTGGCAACAACGGTCATATTGGTTTTAATGAACCCGGCTCCAGCTTTTTCTCTAAAACACGCCTGATCAATCTTGACAACAGCACACGTGTAGCCAATGCAAGAGAGTTTCAGAATATAGCAAAAGTTCCACGCCTTGCCATTACCATGGGCATTTCCACCATTATGAAATCTAAAAGGATCATACTGATGGCATGGGGTTTTAAAGCAGCTATTATTGCAAAATCGGTAGAAGGCGATGTAACAGAGCAGGTACCGGCCAGCATATTGCAGCAACACAACAACTGCACATTTGTGCTGGATGAGAATACTTCTGCCGAGCTTACGCGCTTTAAATCTCCATGGCTCACAGGATTGGTAGAATGGACACCCAAAACAATAAAACGTGCGGTGGTAAACATGGCGCTTAAACTGGACAAACCGGTATTGAGTTTAACCGCCAACGACTACAACGAAAACGGCCTTGGCGATCTGCTGGTAGAAAACGGTGACGCCTACGAAATAAACCTGCAGGTATTTTACCTGCTGAGAGACAGCATTACGGGCTGGCCGGGCGGCAAACCAAATTTTGATCTGCCAACGCACCCCGAGAGAAGTGAGCCATACCCCAAACGCTGCATCATCTTTTCTCCCCACCCCGATGACGACATTATTAGCATGGGTGGAACTTTTATGCGCCTGCACGACCAGGGGCACGAAGTACATGTGGCCTACCAGACCAGCGGTAACATTGCTGTTACAGATGAGTTTGTAACACGTTTTCTCGATTTTGCCGTGGGCTTTGAAGACATGTTTGGCATGGACAAAAAGAAAAGCGAGCAAATACTTTCTGATGCCGCAAAATTCCTGGCGGGCAAAAAGAAAAATGAAATGGATACGCCGGAAATCAGGAGCATTAAGGGCCTGATAAGAAGGTGCGAAGCCAAAGCAACCTGCAAATATGTTGGTTTGCCGGAAGGCAGGTGGCATTTTCAAAACCTGCCATTTTACGAAACCGGTACCATAGAGAAAAAACCAATGGGTGAAGAAGATGTGCTGCAGACCATGGAACTGCTGCGCGAGATAAAGCCACACCAGGTGTATTGTGCAGGTGATCTTGCTGACCCACATGGTACCCACAAGGTATGTCTCGACATTGTATTTGAAAGCCTGCGTCGTATAAAGGCTGCCGGTGACGACTGGGTGAAGGACTGCTGGGTTTGGTTATACAAAGGCGCATGGCAGGAATGGGATATTGCAGATATAGAAATGGCCATACCCATGAGCCCTGACCAGGTGATGAAAAAACGCTTTGGTATTTTTATACACCAGTCGCAAAAAGATTCTGTGCCATTCCAGGGTACAGACGCAAGGGAATTCTGGCAACGCGCTGAAGACCGCAATGCAAATACGGCAGGTCTGTATGCATCGCTTGGCCTGACAAAATATGCGGCCATGGAAGCCTTTGTAAGATGGCATTATTGA